A single genomic interval of Nostoc commune NIES-4072 harbors:
- a CDS encoding iron-containing redox enzyme family protein, with the protein MQSNLVIFPNAGAAKKSTQTEEGTITNYDRAEKQFIELLAMEDLDHKLDVKPAIASEFEQALSRAIRAAYKNDRSDEQAHRFLQRILYRINRLKLFWYDDLHHYTNERSLYLSSCRDLIEAAWQKWELAQFDVAALQQLDVKQALIERTSADLDPILSESSRYIREEMTESGYRHLLAIGSFDGLVEASHLSRILGGVANEVQCTLMRVLIEEYGNGRLSRKHSTFFAQMLAEFGMNTQPEAYFDLVPWEVLASTNHNFLMTERKRYFLRYSGGLTYFEVAGPAVYKNYMVAAQRLGLSEVAVGYWELHIREDERHGRWMLDDVALPLAERYPNDAWELVLGYDQQKLMSDRAGSAVVRSIRQAKQSV; encoded by the coding sequence ATGCAAAGCAATTTAGTTATATTTCCTAACGCTGGGGCTGCAAAAAAGAGTACGCAAACAGAAGAAGGAACAATTACCAACTACGACCGTGCTGAGAAACAATTTATAGAACTGCTAGCAATGGAGGATTTGGATCATAAATTAGATGTAAAACCTGCAATAGCTAGTGAGTTTGAACAGGCACTCTCAAGGGCAATTCGCGCTGCCTATAAAAACGATCGCTCTGATGAACAGGCTCACCGTTTTCTACAACGGATACTTTATCGAATTAATCGGCTAAAGCTGTTTTGGTATGACGATTTGCATCACTATACCAATGAGCGATCGCTTTACTTGTCTTCATGTCGTGACCTAATTGAAGCTGCTTGGCAAAAGTGGGAACTGGCACAATTCGATGTGGCTGCACTGCAACAATTAGATGTAAAACAAGCTCTAATTGAGCGCACATCTGCCGATTTAGACCCGATTTTGTCGGAGAGTAGCCGCTACATTCGTGAGGAAATGACTGAATCAGGCTATCGTCACCTGTTAGCGATCGGTTCTTTTGATGGCTTGGTTGAAGCTAGTCATCTTTCCCGCATTTTGGGTGGTGTTGCTAATGAAGTGCAGTGTACACTAATGCGAGTACTAATAGAAGAGTACGGCAATGGTCGTTTATCTCGCAAGCACTCCACATTTTTTGCCCAAATGCTTGCTGAGTTTGGAATGAACACTCAACCAGAGGCATATTTCGATTTAGTACCTTGGGAAGTTTTGGCTTCTACCAATCATAATTTTCTGATGACTGAGCGCAAACGCTATTTTCTGCGTTATAGCGGCGGTTTGACCTATTTTGAAGTGGCTGGCCCTGCGGTTTACAAAAATTATATGGTGGCGGCGCAACGACTTGGACTCTCAGAAGTAGCGGTGGGTTATTGGGAACTACACATTAGAGAAGATGAACGCCACGGCCGTTGGATGTTAGATGATGTGGCTTTGCCATTAGCAGAACGATATCCCAATGATGCATGGGAATTAGTGCTTGGGTACGATCAGCAGAAACTCATGAGCGATCGCGCGGGTAGTGCTGTTGTGCGATCAATACGTCAAGCAAAACAATCTGTCTGA
- a CDS encoding SAM-dependent methyltransferase produces MKDIFFCPEESNFYSNCLENFVLRNCKNYESIVEFGSGDGSPVINSLLRNNFDGIIQGFELNTSAWKVANSTIDEYNLTNKYRIHNSSLFSSSQPDAEYLVANPPYLPAPDNDIYMPLLFGGVDGATVTNDLLSLGYENVLVLISSFSNPTSTLNLAKENGYCVQNFMVLPLQFGYYSSDPKVKNHIEELRKKNMAFYSGDYYFLAGVLFNKCQDSVVDLSNQLAQVMTSL; encoded by the coding sequence ATGAAAGATATCTTTTTTTGTCCTGAAGAATCTAATTTTTACTCAAACTGTTTAGAAAATTTTGTTCTCAGAAATTGTAAAAATTATGAATCTATTGTGGAGTTTGGCTCAGGAGATGGCAGTCCTGTAATTAATTCATTATTAAGAAACAACTTCGATGGCATCATTCAGGGATTTGAATTAAATACCTCTGCATGGAAAGTAGCAAATTCAACTATCGATGAATATAATCTCACTAATAAATATAGAATTCATAATTCATCTTTGTTTAGTTCTTCTCAACCCGATGCCGAGTATCTTGTAGCCAATCCACCCTATCTCCCGGCTCCAGATAATGATATTTATATGCCACTCTTATTTGGGGGCGTGGATGGAGCCACAGTTACCAACGATCTTTTGTCGTTAGGTTACGAAAATGTGTTGGTTTTAATATCTAGTTTTTCTAATCCAACAAGTACGCTGAACTTAGCAAAAGAAAATGGATATTGTGTTCAAAATTTCATGGTATTACCTTTACAGTTCGGCTACTATAGCTCTGATCCTAAGGTAAAGAACCACATAGAAGAACTCCGAAAAAAGAACATGGCATTTTATTCTGGCGATTATTATTTTCTAGCTGGCGTTTTATTTAACAAATGCCAGGATTCTGTAGTTGATTTATCTAATCAATTGGCTCAGGTTATGACTAGTTTGTGA
- a CDS encoding DUF3466 family protein, whose amino-acid sequence MTAISLTASKSALAVSLYSVTDLGSLTGEAFSFATDINDSGEVAINSLGSSFFYSNGSLQKISPLPGDNQLSVTGINNLGQVVGNSVASNNFTGNNPLLYSDGITQPLPIRNAIPYAINDRTQIVGGAVGLGPFLYSDGIATSIGTPGNVAYSLNNLGQVVGFLSSNTAFLYQNGLTTNLGTLPVYQYSVANDINDLGQVVGSSGLTGIDDGLAFLYSSSTGIQDLGKLRPTDLFSVALGINNLGEVVGFSGTNSNFFAADGNGLRAFLYSDNTLYDLNDLIAPGSDAGFTLTVASAINNKGQIVGRGAVNGELRAFLLTPTPSVSVPEPTSAFPILSFGAVVILFAALKRQSHPTSSAFIQQKLQVNKAIT is encoded by the coding sequence TTGACCGCAATCAGTCTTACTGCATCCAAGTCGGCATTGGCGGTATCTCTATACTCAGTTACTGACTTAGGCAGTCTTACAGGAGAAGCCTTCAGTTTCGCTACAGACATCAATGACTCAGGTGAAGTAGCCATTAATTCTTTAGGGAGTTCTTTTTTTTACAGTAATGGTTCACTTCAAAAAATTAGTCCCCTGCCTGGTGATAATCAACTTTCAGTAACTGGTATCAATAACTTGGGACAAGTAGTTGGTAATTCAGTTGCTAGTAATAACTTTACTGGAAATAACCCTTTACTATACAGCGATGGCATCACCCAACCCCTCCCTATCCGAAACGCTATTCCTTATGCCATTAATGATCGCACCCAAATAGTCGGGGGAGCGGTCGGACTTGGCCCTTTTTTATACAGTGATGGTATAGCAACTAGCATTGGAACTCCTGGTAATGTTGCGTACAGTTTAAATAACTTGGGACAAGTAGTAGGCTTTCTCAGTTCAAACACAGCTTTTCTGTACCAAAACGGCCTAACTACTAATTTGGGAACTTTGCCAGTTTACCAGTACAGCGTAGCAAATGATATTAATGACTTAGGACAAGTGGTTGGTAGTTCAGGCCTGACTGGAATAGATGATGGTCTTGCTTTTCTATACAGTTCCAGCACGGGAATCCAAGACCTGGGTAAGTTACGTCCTACAGATTTGTTCAGTGTTGCTTTGGGGATAAATAATTTGGGTGAAGTAGTCGGGTTTTCTGGCACTAATAGTAACTTTTTTGCAGCAGATGGCAATGGTTTGCGAGCTTTTCTTTATAGTGATAACACTCTGTACGACTTAAATGACTTGATTGCTCCTGGTTCAGACGCTGGCTTTACCTTGACAGTAGCATCTGCCATTAATAATAAGGGACAAATTGTTGGTCGTGGTGCAGTTAATGGTGAATTACGCGCCTTCCTCTTAACGCCAACCCCATCTGTCTCTGTACCTGAACCAACTTCAGCCTTTCCTATTTTATCGTTCGGTGCTGTTGTAATTCTATTTGCAGCACTCAAGCGCCAATCTCACCCTACTAGCAGTGCATTCATACAACAAAAACTTCAGGTAAACAAAGCAATTACTTGA
- a CDS encoding tetratricopeptide repeat protein produces the protein MPNPSVASLLEQGHNQLDRGEYQAALQIFQQAVVLEPQNPQVSYGLGLTCYHLEQYQESIGYLNQALRIKPNYILALVRRGLAYQKIDQAQQAQADLDRAIALTPQDSEDWQGKGIALDELQRYEEAVASYDQAIEFKPDDDKAWNSRGYDYPDMAVSQSTVQW, from the coding sequence ATGCCAAATCCTAGCGTGGCAAGTTTACTAGAGCAAGGACACAACCAACTTGATCGGGGAGAGTACCAAGCAGCTTTACAGATTTTTCAGCAAGCTGTTGTACTGGAACCGCAAAACCCCCAAGTAAGTTATGGGTTGGGTCTAACTTGTTATCATCTGGAACAATACCAAGAGTCCATTGGATACCTGAACCAAGCTTTGAGAATTAAGCCAAACTACATTTTGGCGCTAGTAAGGCGAGGATTAGCTTACCAAAAAATTGACCAAGCGCAGCAAGCACAAGCAGATTTGGATCGAGCGATCGCACTTACCCCTCAAGATTCAGAAGACTGGCAAGGTAAAGGAATTGCATTAGATGAATTACAACGCTACGAAGAAGCTGTTGCATCTTACGACCAAGCCATTGAATTTAAACCAGACGATGATAAAGCTTGGAACAGCCGGGGGTATGACTACCCAGATATGGCAGTTTCCCAGTCTACTGTTCAGTGGTAA
- a CDS encoding retroviral-like aspartic protease family protein: protein MTNSKSEKMGKVTTTITITNQIDQTLAERGFIPTKQIRSITLHDVLVDTGATRLCLPKNIILDLGLPLQGEVDVKIATGVQKARIFKMLNLSVEGREGTFNCIELPEGSDPLLGLIPLEDLGLEPDLQNQKLRVLPVEGKDTYLMVL, encoded by the coding sequence ATGACAAATAGCAAAAGTGAAAAAATGGGCAAAGTAACTACCACAATCACTATTACTAATCAAATTGACCAAACTCTCGCAGAAAGAGGATTTATTCCCACAAAACAAATACGCTCAATTACTTTACATGATGTTTTAGTTGACACAGGTGCAACAAGGCTGTGCTTGCCTAAAAATATTATTCTTGATTTGGGATTGCCTCTGCAAGGAGAAGTAGATGTAAAAATAGCTACAGGAGTACAAAAAGCTCGGATTTTTAAAATGTTGAATCTTTCAGTTGAGGGAAGAGAAGGGACATTCAATTGTATTGAATTACCAGAAGGTTCAGATCCGTTATTGGGATTAATACCTTTAGAAGATTTAGGATTAGAACCCGATTTACAAAATCAGAAATTGCGAGTTTTGCCAGTGGAAGGAAAAGATACTTATTTAATGGTTTTGTAA
- a CDS encoding type II toxin-antitoxin system ParD family antitoxin, whose product MNVSLTPELEKWVQSKVESGMYTSASEVIREGLRLLKEQDALKAIRLADLRREIQQGIDSGESRPLNMDEIIELAKQQRQHREST is encoded by the coding sequence ATGAACGTTTCTTTGACCCCAGAACTGGAAAAGTGGGTGCAATCTAAAGTTGAAAGCGGTATGTATACTTCGGCTAGTGAAGTTATCCGTGAAGGTCTACGGCTGCTCAAGGAGCAGGATGCCCTCAAAGCAATACGCCTTGCCGATTTGCGTCGGGAGATACAGCAAGGGATTGATAGCGGAGAATCAAGACCTCTAAACATGGATGAAATTATTGAATTGGCAAAACAACAACGGCAACATAGAGAATCCACATAA
- a CDS encoding type II toxin-antitoxin system RelE/ParE family toxin yields the protein MAIILKKPLAQADLLNIWNFIANDSFEKADRLLQKIDNQLKMLASNPGMGRKRDSLAPNLRSFPIGNYLIFYRPINQGIEVIRVLHGARDIQSLFEEDDDE from the coding sequence ATGGCAATAATTCTCAAAAAACCGTTAGCACAAGCTGATTTATTGAATATTTGGAATTTTATTGCTAATGACAGCTTTGAAAAAGCAGATCGGCTTCTACAAAAAATTGACAACCAACTCAAAATGCTGGCATCAAACCCAGGTATGGGAAGAAAGCGTGATTCCTTAGCACCAAATCTGCGGAGTTTTCCGATAGGTAATTATCTAATTTTTTACCGTCCTATAAACCAAGGGATTGAAGTCATTCGTGTTCTACATGGAGCAAGAGACATCCAAAGCCTTTTTGAAGAAGATGATGATGAGTAA
- a CDS encoding vWA domain-containing protein: MASNNIEIVFSFDTTGSMYPCLTQVRRKIKNTVTRLIDEIPLIKIGIIAHGDYCDAGSTYVTKIFNISGDVDAICDFVQNVEPTGGGDAPECYELVLHESQSLSWSKSATKSLVLIGDDIPHPPAHNPKKLNWRKELDKLAEAEITVYGVQALNRPHATPFYQELAEKSGGFHINLDQFSYISDLFLAVCYQQSSNDQLQAYEQEVIDQGRMSRGLNKIFNTMMNREATSYYESADLRAVSPGRFQILEVEQDISIKAFVLENGLSFKVGRGFYEFTKTETIQAQKEIILMDRTTGDLFEGGAAREMLGLPMDATIRIKPSNLEKYVVFVQSTSANRKLIGKTRFLYEVEDWDR; encoded by the coding sequence ATGGCAAGTAATAATATTGAGATTGTTTTCAGTTTTGATACAACTGGGAGTATGTACCCTTGCCTTACTCAAGTACGGCGAAAAATCAAAAATACCGTTACCAGACTGATAGACGAAATTCCCTTAATTAAAATTGGGATTATTGCTCATGGTGACTACTGCGATGCAGGTTCAACTTATGTCACCAAAATATTTAATATATCCGGTGATGTTGATGCTATCTGTGATTTTGTGCAAAATGTCGAACCTACTGGTGGCGGAGATGCACCAGAATGTTACGAATTGGTATTACATGAATCGCAATCTTTATCTTGGTCAAAGTCAGCAACAAAATCACTAGTTTTGATTGGCGATGATATTCCCCATCCTCCAGCACACAATCCTAAAAAACTGAATTGGCGCAAAGAGTTAGATAAATTAGCTGAGGCAGAAATTACAGTTTATGGAGTTCAAGCACTCAATCGTCCTCATGCCACTCCTTTTTATCAAGAACTTGCAGAAAAGTCTGGGGGTTTTCATATCAACTTAGACCAGTTTTCGTATATTAGTGATTTGTTTTTAGCAGTTTGCTACCAACAATCTTCTAATGATCAGCTACAAGCTTACGAACAAGAAGTAATTGACCAAGGACGTATGAGCCGTGGGTTAAATAAAATATTTAACACCATGATGAACCGGGAAGCAACATCCTATTATGAATCGGCTGATTTACGGGCAGTTTCTCCAGGGCGTTTCCAGATTTTAGAGGTTGAACAAGATATTTCAATTAAAGCCTTTGTATTGGAAAATGGTTTGAGTTTTAAAGTTGGGCGAGGTTTCTACGAATTTACAAAAACAGAAACTATCCAGGCTCAAAAAGAAATTATCTTAATGGATCGAACAACGGGTGATTTATTTGAAGGAGGTGCAGCACGGGAAATGTTAGGTCTACCGATGGATGCAACGATTCGGATTAAACCGAGTAACCTAGAAAAGTATGTTGTGTTTGTCCAAAGTACCTCTGCTAATCGTAAACTGATTGGCAAAACTCGATTTTTATATGAAGTCGAAGACTGGGATCGCTAA
- the ligA gene encoding NAD-dependent DNA ligase LigA has product MTQIKPEVKRTEELRQLLQQASFAYYVLDAPIMEDAVYDQLYRELQQLEIQYPELATPDSPTVRVGERPATQFTSVRHNIPLYSLENAFNIDELQGWDQRWRRQVPKIDSVEYVCELKIDGSALALTYQNGILVRGATRGDGVTGEDITQNVRTIRSIPLRLNFEGLEILERVEVRGEAFLPLEVFKQINEERQKAGEQLFANPRNAAAGTLRQLDSRIVAKRRLDFFGYTLHIPGRDDASIANTQWEALELLEKMGFRVNPNHKLCASIAEVAKYYEYWDTERLNLPYMTDGVVVKLNSFKLQEQLGFTQKFPRWAIALKYPAEEAPTRVENIAVNVGRTGALTPLAEMRPVQLAGTTVSRATLHNSDRITQLDIRIGDTVIVRKAGEIIPEVLRVLKELRPSDTEPFVMPTHCPVCGQPVVRESGEAVTRCVNASCAAILKGSIEHWVSRDALDIKGLGEKLVHQLVDKGLVHSVADLYELTKSKLSALERMGEKSAEKLVDAIAQSKNQPWSRVLYGLGIRHVGSVNAQLLTQKYFTVDQLATAKQSDIEGIYGIGAEIAQSVYQWFRIDANQKLIERLQAEGLQLAATEETKTVGDGNQKFAGKTFVITGTLPTLKRDEAKALIQKAGGKVTESVSKKTDYLVVGEDAGSKLEKALSLGITQLSEPQLLEMLED; this is encoded by the coding sequence ATGACTCAGATTAAGCCGGAAGTAAAACGTACAGAAGAACTGCGCCAGTTATTGCAACAAGCAAGCTTCGCTTATTACGTTTTAGATGCTCCAATTATGGAGGATGCAGTCTATGACCAGCTATATCGAGAATTGCAACAACTGGAAATTCAATATCCAGAATTGGCGACTCCTGATAGTCCAACTGTGCGCGTGGGTGAGAGACCAGCAACGCAGTTTACCTCGGTGCGGCATAATATCCCCCTGTACAGTCTAGAGAATGCATTTAATATCGATGAGTTGCAAGGGTGGGATCAGCGTTGGCGGCGACAAGTACCAAAAATAGACTCGGTGGAATATGTCTGTGAACTCAAAATTGATGGTTCTGCTTTGGCTCTTACCTATCAAAATGGCATTCTAGTAAGAGGTGCAACTAGGGGCGATGGAGTGACGGGTGAAGATATCACCCAAAATGTACGAACAATTCGCTCAATTCCCTTGCGTTTGAATTTTGAAGGGTTAGAAATTCTAGAAAGGGTGGAAGTACGCGGCGAGGCGTTTTTACCGTTGGAAGTATTTAAACAAATTAACGAGGAAAGACAAAAAGCAGGTGAGCAATTATTTGCCAATCCTCGTAATGCCGCAGCTGGTACACTCAGACAACTAGACTCGCGCATTGTTGCTAAACGGCGATTAGATTTCTTTGGCTACACCTTGCACATTCCTGGTAGAGATGACGCCAGTATTGCCAATACCCAATGGGAAGCATTGGAATTATTAGAAAAGATGGGTTTTCGAGTCAACCCCAACCACAAACTGTGTGCCTCGATCGCAGAAGTGGCAAAATATTATGAATACTGGGATACGGAACGGCTGAATTTACCCTACATGACTGATGGGGTAGTAGTAAAGCTGAATTCTTTTAAACTTCAAGAACAGCTAGGGTTTACCCAGAAATTCCCTCGCTGGGCGATCGCTCTAAAGTACCCAGCCGAAGAAGCCCCTACCCGTGTAGAAAATATTGCTGTAAATGTGGGGCGAACGGGAGCGTTAACGCCGTTAGCCGAGATGCGCCCGGTGCAACTGGCGGGGACAACGGTTTCTCGCGCTACTTTACATAACAGCGATCGCATTACTCAATTAGACATTCGCATTGGCGATACTGTCATTGTCCGCAAAGCTGGAGAAATTATCCCAGAAGTGCTGAGGGTACTAAAAGAACTCCGTCCCTCTGACACTGAACCTTTCGTTATGCCCACCCATTGCCCAGTCTGTGGTCAACCAGTGGTGCGAGAATCAGGTGAGGCGGTGACTCGGTGCGTCAATGCTTCCTGTGCAGCGATTCTCAAAGGTTCCATTGAACATTGGGTAAGTCGTGATGCCTTGGATATTAAAGGCTTGGGAGAAAAACTGGTACATCAACTCGTTGATAAAGGTTTGGTGCATTCCGTTGCCGATTTGTATGAGTTGACAAAAAGCAAATTAAGTGCATTAGAAAGGATGGGGGAAAAGTCGGCTGAAAAATTGGTAGATGCGATCGCTCAATCGAAAAACCAACCTTGGTCAAGGGTATTGTATGGTTTAGGTATCCGTCACGTTGGCAGTGTCAATGCCCAATTGTTGACTCAGAAATATTTCACTGTAGACCAGTTAGCGACAGCAAAGCAATCAGATATTGAAGGAATTTACGGTATTGGTGCTGAAATTGCCCAATCTGTGTACCAGTGGTTTCGGATTGATGCCAATCAAAAGTTGATAGAACGCTTACAAGCAGAAGGGTTGCAATTAGCAGCCACAGAGGAAACAAAAACAGTTGGTGATGGTAATCAAAAGTTCGCAGGTAAAACTTTTGTAATTACAGGAACATTGCCCACCTTAAAGCGAGATGAAGCGAAGGCTTTGATTCAAAAAGCTGGTGGGAAAGTGACTGAATCAGTGAGTAAAAAAACAGATTATTTGGTAGTAGGAGAAGATGCAGGTTCTAAATTAGAAAAAGCCCTATCCTTGGGAATTACGCAATTAAGCGAACCGCAGTTGTTAGAAATGCTTGAGGATTGA
- a CDS encoding TauD/TfdA dioxygenase family protein: protein MSNKHIEVKQVAGFIGAEISGVDLSRPLHDDAVKEIRQALLKWKVVFFRGQNIDHAAQVAFTARFGEVTYAHPHEDEPIEGFSEILPIDRSRYERRNGLRRSSYESRWHTDVTAVVNPPAASILRAVNVPSFGGDTQWTNLVAAYEGLSAPLRALADGLKAEHRFNARLNLPSNSKIAQRIAANPLVSIHPVVRVHPETGERALYVNPGFTSHILDVSRQESDLLLELFFNQITKPAYTTRFRWNNGDIAFWDNRATSHLAPQDLDHLEVERVLYRTTITGDIPVGPDGFRSQVVEGEAFNSQLPTVLKNKSEKLEAEPVLS from the coding sequence ATGAGCAACAAACACATTGAAGTCAAGCAGGTAGCCGGTTTCATCGGTGCCGAAATCAGTGGCGTAGACCTTTCGCGTCCCTTGCACGATGATGCAGTCAAAGAAATTCGTCAAGCACTATTGAAGTGGAAAGTCGTGTTCTTTCGCGGCCAGAACATCGACCATGCTGCACAGGTTGCGTTCACCGCTCGTTTTGGCGAAGTTACCTACGCGCATCCCCACGAAGATGAGCCAATTGAAGGCTTCTCAGAAATACTGCCGATTGACCGCAGCCGTTACGAACGGCGCAACGGTCTGCGGCGTTCCAGCTACGAGAGCCGTTGGCATACCGATGTGACAGCAGTTGTCAACCCCCCTGCGGCATCGATTTTGCGTGCGGTTAACGTTCCTAGCTTCGGTGGTGACACCCAGTGGACTAACTTAGTCGCAGCCTACGAGGGTCTATCAGCACCCCTGCGGGCACTAGCAGATGGATTGAAAGCCGAACATCGTTTCAATGCGCGTTTGAATCTGCCCAGCAATAGCAAGATCGCCCAGCGCATTGCAGCCAATCCCCTGGTTTCAATACACCCAGTCGTCAGGGTTCATCCTGAGACAGGCGAACGAGCATTATACGTGAATCCTGGCTTCACCTCGCACATTCTTGACGTGTCACGGCAAGAGAGCGATCTGCTGCTTGAGTTGTTTTTCAATCAGATCACCAAGCCTGCCTACACCACCCGCTTCCGATGGAACAACGGTGACATTGCCTTCTGGGACAATCGCGCCACCTCACATTTAGCCCCGCAGGATCTGGATCATCTGGAAGTTGAGCGCGTCCTCTATCGCACCACCATAACGGGTGATATTCCAGTCGGGCCCGATGGTTTCCGATCGCAAGTGGTTGAAGGTGAAGCGTTCAACAGCCAATTACCAACGGTCTTGAAGAACAAATCTGAGAAGCTGGAAGCAGAACCAGTGCTTTCGTAA
- a CDS encoding DUF6737 family protein, whose protein sequence is MSEQKPISPWNYKPWWCQPWSIVLTGVTLIGGSWLLFKTIWLTVLVSIPVMIWMGFFVLFWPQLMIRSGILESYKD, encoded by the coding sequence ATGTCTGAACAAAAGCCCATAAGCCCGTGGAACTACAAACCTTGGTGGTGTCAGCCTTGGTCTATAGTTCTCACAGGTGTAACTCTGATTGGTGGTAGCTGGTTACTATTTAAAACTATCTGGCTAACAGTTCTCGTCTCTATCCCTGTAATGATATGGATGGGATTTTTTGTGTTGTTTTGGCCACAACTAATGATTCGCAGTGGGATTTTGGAGTCGTATAAGGACTAA
- a CDS encoding SIMPL domain-containing protein, with amino-acid sequence MANTNNLTVASEQALVIIPSLTGSTNPNTSQILEVTGQGEVNVPTTLTEVQLGIQVEGKTATEVQEEVARRSTAVVDALKKLGAQELQTTSIQLNPVFSFENNTQTLIGFRGVNTLQFELPTDRSGGAIDTAIQAGANLIQNISFTASDEALQQARLQVLSEAVKDAQAQAGAVFSTLQLTPGKIIDIDINSAPNPSPSPLVFEAANRASFAPDTTTPIIGSPQTIEASVSLDIGYSPNSAGTLASATDNLTGAIKQALGIIDPLTGSTNPNTSQILEVTGQGRVTVPTTLTEVQLGIQVEGKTATEVQEEVAQRSTAVVDALQKLGAQELQTTSIQLNPVFSFENNTQTLTGFRGLNTLQFELPTDRAGGAIDTAVQAGANLIQNISFTASDEALQQARLQVLSEAVKDAQAQANAVFNTLQLTPGKIIDIDINSAPNPSPSPLEFNLVADRAFAGGSTTPLIGGPQTIEASVSLDIAYSSAPAGNLNLALYGLQQST; translated from the coding sequence ATGGCTAACACAAATAATCTCACAGTTGCGAGTGAGCAGGCTCTTGTGATCATCCCTTCCCTGACTGGTAGCACTAATCCAAACACTTCTCAGATATTGGAAGTTACTGGTCAAGGAGAAGTCAACGTTCCCACTACCTTAACTGAGGTGCAATTGGGGATTCAAGTTGAGGGAAAAACCGCAACCGAAGTTCAAGAAGAAGTTGCTCGACGTTCAACAGCAGTAGTTGATGCGCTGAAAAAGCTTGGGGCGCAAGAACTTCAAACTACATCTATTCAACTAAACCCCGTCTTTAGCTTTGAAAATAATACTCAAACCTTAATCGGCTTTAGAGGAGTCAACACACTTCAGTTTGAGTTACCAACAGATAGATCTGGAGGAGCAATTGACACAGCTATCCAAGCAGGCGCGAATCTAATACAGAATATAAGCTTCACTGCCTCAGACGAAGCATTGCAGCAGGCACGCTTGCAGGTTCTTAGCGAAGCTGTCAAAGACGCCCAAGCTCAGGCTGGGGCTGTTTTCAGTACCTTGCAGTTAACCCCCGGAAAGATTATTGACATTGATATTAACTCAGCTCCCAATCCTAGTCCATCTCCTTTGGTGTTTGAAGCAGCAAATAGGGCGTCTTTTGCACCAGATACTACAACTCCTATAATTGGTAGCCCTCAGACGATAGAAGCTAGCGTTTCTCTAGATATCGGTTATTCTCCGAATTCAGCAGGCACTCTCGCTTCGGCTACTGATAATCTCACTGGTGCGATTAAGCAGGCTCTTGGGATTATCGATCCCCTGACTGGTAGCACTAATCCAAACACTTCTCAGATATTGGAAGTTACTGGTCAAGGAAGGGTCACTGTTCCCACTACCTTAACTGAGGTGCAATTGGGGATTCAAGTAGAGGGAAAAACCGCAACCGAAGTTCAAGAAGAAGTTGCTCAACGTTCAACAGCAGTAGTTGATGCGCTGCAAAAGCTGGGGGCGCAAGAACTTCAAACTACATCTATTCAACTAAACCCCGTCTTTAGCTTTGAAAATAATACTCAAACCCTAACTGGCTTTAGAGGACTCAACACACTTCAGTTTGAGTTACCAACAGATAGAGCTGGAGGAGCAATTGACACAGCTGTTCAAGCAGGCGCGAATCTAATACAGAATATAAGCTTCACTGCCTCAGACGAAGCATTGCAGCAGGCACGCTTGCAGGTTCTTAGCGAAGCGGTTAAAGACGCCCAAGCTCAGGCTAATGCAGTTTTTAATACCTTGCAATTAACCCCTGGAAAGATTATTGACATTGATATTAACTCAGCTCCCAATCCTAGCCCATCTCCTTTGGAGTTTAATCTAGTAGCAGATAGAGCTTTTGCAGGAGGTAGTACAACTCCTTTAATCGGTGGCCCTCAGACGATAGAAGCTAGTGTTTCTCTAGATATCGCTTATTCTTCAGCTCCAGCAGGTAATCTTAATCTAGCTCTTTATGGATTGCAGCAATCTACTTAA